From Triticum urartu cultivar G1812 chromosome 2, Tu2.1, whole genome shotgun sequence, a single genomic window includes:
- the LOC125539811 gene encoding uncharacterized protein LOC125539811: MDTESQVKKVQLPAKFLACVKQGGWLRTSVGYKPPNQSFLSSSEWGVLLQSGSSFVDIPMIDQKFYQNKLHLYWEELKAIGVRFEFQEASAYIGSRLMSMAESNTLIRENVYSLLRLIQFLREKVLSPSELINSVKDGQWMKSTLSYRSPVGCIIYDSGWAVASCISSQPFLDVKFYGDDILTYKPELNLLGVLVEFKDSYKLVIDNFKFSSAAITPEATVLILKCIQHVNSCDAFIRKIKDLKWVKTSVGFRAPNESFLVDPRWECLLKVFDGVPVVDFRFDGSKISPYKAELEKTGLIAKLEAASKAVAHLFKQMVLNSSLPKASVLALLACYGQLKTQGALPVELFSCMLNEKWLRTSFGFRSPKDAILFNAEWQSLSSVADLPFIDDGDSHQGLSKEIHGYKDELKNLGVTTEVKAGARFVINGINIPKDPLHLSGATVLSLLRSIRSWLASSSNFPKGFLEKIKGCSWLRTKVGFQCPDESILFDPKNSSIRIEDSPFIDEAFYGSEIASFRDALAAIGVSVDFRHGHELVARHLKGHKNRATISRIYTYLKEYNWESANKTSDWIWIPNKKKSGEWVSPLGCVLHDKDNLFSLQLHVLDKYYDKKLLDFFSHVFGVRNGPSAEDHCKLWSTWESSVDALSAADCSAFWQFIAKNWSKNTEKLLSACVKVPVCTDGTILLSKKEDVFIPDDLLPPFRITCRRYGCI, encoded by the coding sequence ATGGATACAGAGTCTCAAGTCAAGAAGGTACAATTACCGGCTAAATTTCTGGCTTGTGTAAAACAGGGAGGTTGGCTTAGGACATCAGTTGGGTACAAGCCACCAAATCAATCATTTCTGTCCAGTTCTGAGTGGGGAGTTCTTTTGCAAAGTGGCTCCTCGTTTGTTGATATACCGATGATTGACCAAAAGTTCTATCAAAACAAGCTGCATTTGTACTGGGAGGAACTCAAGGCGATCGGAGTTAGATTTGAATTTCAGGAGGCATCAGCGTACATCGGCAGCCGCCTCATGTCTATGGCTGAAAGCAATACGCTGATCAGAGAGAATGTGTACTCACTCCTTCGGCTGATTCAGTTTCTTCGAGAGAAAGTTCTATCTCCAAGCGAACTCATCAACAGTGTCAAAGATGGACAGTGGATGAAGAGTACTCTCAGCTACAGGTCTCCAGTTGGTTGTATCATCTATGATTCAGGCTGGGCAGTTGCATCCTGTATCAGTAGCCAGCCGTTCCTTGATGTCAAGTTCTATGGCGACGACATCCTTACCTACAAACCAGAGCTCAACTTGCTCGGTGTTCTTGTTGAATTTAAAGACAGCTACAAACTTGTGATTGATAATTTCAAGTTCAGTTCGGCTGCTATTACTCCTGAGGCTACTGTGCTAATCCTCAAATGTATCCAGCATGTGAACTCATGCGATGCCTTCATAAGAAAGATCAAAGATTTAAAATGGGTGAAGACCAGTGTGGGGTTCCGTGCTCCTAATGAATCTTTTCTTGTGGATCCTCGATGGGAGTGCCTTCTAAAGGTCTTTGATGGGGTTCCTGTAGTTGATTTCAGATTTGATGGGAGTAAGATTAGTCCCTACAAAGCAGAGTTGGAGAAGACCGGGTTGATAGCAAAATTGGAGGCGGCATCAAAGGCTGTAGCTCACTTGTTCAAGCAGATGGTTCTGAACTCATCACTTCCAAAGGCGAGTGTCCTAGCCCTGCTAGCATGTTATGGGCAGCTGAAAACACAGGGCGCGCTCCCTGTTGAGCTTTTCAGTTGCATGCTGAATGAGAAGTGGTTGCGTACATCGTTTGGTTTCAGATCTCCCAAAGATGCAATCTTGTTCAATGCAGAATGGCAGTCTCTATCATCAGTAGCAGACCTACCTTTCATAGATGACGGTGACTCTCACCAAGGTTTAAGCAAAGAAATACATGGTTATAAAGATGAGCTCAAGAATTTAGGTGTTACTACTGAAGTGAAAGCTGGtgctaggtttgtcatcaatggCATCAACATTCCCAAGGATCCTTTACACTTGTCTGGAGCTACTGTCTTGTCATTGCTCAGGTCCATTCGGAGCTGGTTGGCTTCTTCAAGTAACTTCCCAAAGGGCTTTCTAGAGAAAATCAAAGGCTGCAGTTGGTTGAGGACAAAAGTGGGGTTCCAATGTCCTGATGAGTCGATCCTGTTTGATCCAAAGAATTCTTCCATTCGCATAGAAGATAGCCCTTTCATTGATGAAGCATTCTATGGCTCGGAGATAGCCTCATTCAGAGATGCCCTTGCGGCAATCGGAGTATCTGTGGATTTTAGACACGGACATGAGCTTGTTGCTCGACATCTGAAAGGCCACAAAAACAGGGCTACTATTTCTCGTATTTACACGTACCTTAAGGAGTACAATTGGGAGTCTGCAAACAAGACTAGTGATTGGATCTGGATACCAAATAAAAAGAAAAGTGGAGAGTGGGTGAGCCCTCTGGGTTGTGTTCTTCATGATAAGGACAACCTTTTCAGCCTGCAGCTGCATGTCTTGGACAAATATTATGACAAGAAGTTGCTGGACTTCTTTTCACATGTTTTTGGTGTGAGGAATGGTCCTAGCGCTGAAGATCATTGCAAACTATGGAGCACATGGGAGAGCTCTGTCGATGCGCTATCTGCAGCTGACTGCTCTGCTTTCTGGCAGTTCATTGCTAAGAACTGGAGCAAAAACACGGAGAAGCTTCTTTCTGCTTGTGTCAAGGTTCCAGTTTGTACCGACGGAACTATCCTTCTGTCGAAGAAAGAGGATGTGTTTATTCCTGAtgatctactccctccgttccgaattacttgtcgtaggtatggatgtatttag
- the LOC125534172 gene encoding uncharacterized protein LOC125534172: protein MRSGGDVKSFFRQQKAHSGAAAATKPAGGVSKKAAHHHQKQAAAAAHLLRPIRAAADHRDGADAARREEEEDAERTAREFDMDTRYGPCLGLTRAQRWQRAAALGLAPPPHAPCSDHQPCLWEGRV, encoded by the exons ATGAGGAGCGGCGGCGACGTCAAATCCTTCTTCCGGCAGCAGAAGGCCCACTCCGGCGCGGCGGCCGCCACCAAGCCCGCCGGCGGCGTCTCCAAGAAGGCGGCGCACCACCACCAGaagcaagcggcggcggcggcgcatcTCCTCCGCCCGATACGAG CTGCGGCAGATCACCGCGACGGCGCTGACGCGgcgaggagggaggaggaggaggacgcggagagGACGGCCCGGGAGTTCGACATGGACACGCGCTACGGGCCCTGCCTCGGCCTCACCCGCGCCCAGCGCTGGCAACGCGCCGCCGCGCtcggcctcgccccgccgccgcacgcGCCCTGCTCCGACCACCAGCCGTGCCTCTGGGAAGGCCGCGTCTAG